From Xanthomonas sp. 10-10:
AAGCGGCCTGAGCGTGGTTGCGCATCTGCGTTCGCTGTTCACTGGCCTGGGGATCGTGGTGCTCACCGGCAACCGCGGCCGCTCGGACCATGTGCACGCGCTGAGCAGCGGCGCCGACGCCTTCCTGCGCAAGCCCGCCGACCCTGAAATCCTGGCGCTGACGCTGCGCAACCTGTCGCGGCGATTGCGCCCGGCCGATGCCAGTGCCGCGGCAAAGCCGGCATGGCGCCTGGAATCGGATGGGTGGTGCCTGGTCGCACCGGATGCGCGCATCGTGGTGCTGACCTCGCTCGAGCGCTGCCTGATGGGCTGCCTGGATGCACAACGCGGCCAGGCGGTGGAACGCGATGCGCTGGTGTCGGCGCTGGAAGACTGCGTCGGCGATTTCGACCTGCATCGGTTGGAGATGTTGATCCATCGCCTGCGACGCAAGGCCGCACGCATCACTGCAGCCGATGCGCCGGCGTTTCCGCTGCTGTCTTCGCGTGGAATGGGTTACCTGCTGGCCAGCTGATCGGCGCGTATCGATCGCGCCGGCGGCGCGGCGAGCGGCAACAGCAGGCGGATGCAGGCGCCGTCGCCCGTATTGCCGACCTCCACACGCCCGCCGGCGGCAATGACGATTTCGTTCACCACCGACAAGCCCAGACCGGTGCCCTTGCCGGCCGGCTTGGTGGTGTAGAACGGCTCCAGGATGCGCGCCAGCAACTGCTCGGGAATCCCCGGGCCGGTGTCTGCGAACTGCAGCACGACCATGCCGGCCTGCTGCTCGCCGTCGATGCGGAACAGCCCCTGCCCGTCCATCGCATCGCGCGCATTGGCGGCGATGTTGAGCAATGCCAGCTCCAGTTCGTCCAGGTCCATCGCGATCCACAGCGGCGGTCCCGGCGCGATGCCTTGCAGGCGGATCTCGTGCCCGAACAGTTGCCTGAGCGTGGGTTCGATCTCCAGCAACGCGTGGCGCGCATCGAACAGGCGCGCGATGCCGGGTTCGGCACGACCGAAGTTGAGAATCCTGCGACTGACGGTCAGCGCGCGGCGCGAGGCGGCTTCGATGTTTTCCAGGGTCTTGAGCAACGGTGCCTCGCCACGGCCTTCCAGCGCGTCGCGACGCTGCGCAAAGCCGATGATGACGTTGATCAGGTTATCGAAATCGTGCGCAACACCGGAAGCCAGACGTCCCAGCGCTTCCATCTTCTGCGTGTGCAGCAGCTGCTCCTGGACCCGCTCGCGCTCGGCCATTTCGCGCACCAGCTTGCGGTTCACCGCTTCGAGTTCGCGTCGGCGGCGTTCCGATTCCACCAGGCTGTCGCGCAGCGCGGCGATGGTGCGGTCGAGCATCAGGGTGATCAGCAGATACACCCCCACCGTCATCAGCCCCAGGCCGACATTGCCCCAGGTCGAACGCGATGGCGCAAACCACAGCAATTGCGCGATCAAGGCCATCACGCACACCGCCGCCAGCAGCGCAAACACGCGCCACAGATTGCGCCGACCGAGCGCCATGCCGGCGAGCACCAGGGCAATCACCGGCATCGGATTGGTCATCAAATCGAAGATGTCGACCCGCACGTAAGTGACGAAGGTGCCGAGCAGCGCGGCGGCAATGAAGACCTTGACGCCCGCCGCGCTGCGGCCGCGACGGATGATCGGCACGCCAGCCAGCGCGCCGAACGCGGTGAGCACGGTGCCGGCCAATGCGCAGGCCAAATCGGGCCTGGCCTGCAAGCGGCCCAACCCGGCGACATACAGAAAAAATCCGACATCGCCCAGGTTGTACAGCGCGATGGCGACCAGCAGCAGCTGCAGGAAGGCCACCTGCCGTCGATCGATCGGATCCTCGCGCCAGCGCGTGGCCAACCAGCGCGGCAGGAGCCTGGATTTTGCGGCAGACAGCATCGCGACGGGACGTCTGTGAGTGTCTTTGCATCCTCACATTCGTGGTGAGTGGATGCAATCGTGGCTTGGTGACACGTGGCGCCGCGCCTGACTATGTTGGGTTGTCCCGCAACATGAAAATTACCGGACTCCAGGACATGTGGGGGTGTCTGAGAGCCGGAGTGCCGCGGTCGACCACTCCATCCATGCGCCAGGGAATCTCCATGAGCCAGATTGATCGTCTCTCGAACCGGGCCTGCGCCCGGCACGCGACCACCACCGCGCCGCACCCCCATGCCGGCACACGTCCGCAGCGCGTGCTGCTGCATGCCGCAGTGCTGACCGCACTGCTGCTCGGCAGCGGCACGGCGATCGCGCAGGTCGCCACCACCCAGCGCGGCGCCGGCACAGCCCATGGCCAGGGCGCGACCGATGCAGCCGCCCTTGCGGTCGATCAGGACAGCGCCTCGCAAGCCGATGCCGATGCCGACCAGGACGATGCTGCCGACACCGGCAAGCATTTCCATATCGTCGGCGGCGCCGACGCCAGCACCGATGTGGGCGCGTTTGCCGGCGAGCCGTACGCGGTGGCGATCGGCGAAGCCAGCAATGTGCTCGGTGAGGGCGGCATCGCCCTGGGCGCCGGGGCCACGGTTACCGAGAAGTTCGCCATCGCCGCCGGCTACGCGGCGGCAGCCACCGGCGAATCGGCGGTCGCGGTCGGCGGTACCACCGATGTTTTTGACTACGACGATAGCGGCAACATTCTCGCTGTGCATGCCGAATCCACCGAAGCCACCGGCTTCGCTTCCACCGCACTCGGCGGCGGCGCCAAAGCACTGGACGTGATGACCACCGCAGTGGGCAGCGGTGCAGAAGCCAGTGTCTTCGAAGCCACTGCGCTAGGGCATCGTGCGCGCGCGCTGGAGCAGGGCGCCACGTCCGTGGGTACGCGATCGCAGGCGCTCGGCTTTGGCAGCAGCGCGCTCGGCAACGGCGCCCGCGCCACTGCCGACAGCACCGTGGCGATGGGCTTCAATGCCTTGGCCAGCGGTACCGACAGCGTGGCGATCGGCGGCATCAGCACCGCGGCGGAGAGTGCCGGCAACAGCGTCGGCATCGCTGCAGCGACCGGCACCGGCGCCATCGCGCTGGGCGCCGGCGCGCAGACCCAGTCCGACTACGCCATCGCCATCGGCTACAACGCCAACGTGTTTTCCAACCTGCCGGGCAACACCGACGCGGTGGCAATCGGCCATAGCGCGGGATCGTTCGGCGCCAACTCGGTGGCGGTGGGTGGATTCGCGCTGACCCAGGACGTCGACTCGGTGGCGATCGGGCAGCGCGCAGTGACCTACACCGCCAACAGCGTGGCGCTCGGCGCCAATGCCGAAACCTCCTGGTTCAACCCCAACAGCACCGCGATCGGCGCCGACACCGAGGTCAATGGCGTCGATGCCACCGCCATCGGCTATGGCGCAAAGGTCGGCGATTGGGTCGACGATGCCTGGAACCGCTCGGCCAGCAGTGCGGTGGCGTTGGGCGCGTATTCGCATGCCACGCGCAGCAATAGCGTGGCGGTCGGCGATGTCGCGTCCGGCCTGACCCGTCAGATCACCAGCGTGGCGGCCGGCAGCGAGGACACCGACGCGGTCAACCTTGCCCAGCTGCGCAGCGTGGCCACCGCCCTGGGCGCCGGCAGCGCCTTCGATCCCGGCGGCAACCTGATCAGCGGCAGCTATCTGGTGCAGGGCAGCAGCTACGGCAACCTCGGCGAGGCGATGGGCGCCATCGATGCGGCCTTGACCGGCTTCGATGGGCGCATCGGTGCCTTGCAGAACGTCACCGCAGGCAATGTGGCGGTCGGCGGCGGCAGCCTGGCGCCGGTGGTCGGCAGCGGCACCAATGCCGTGGCGATCGGGTCGTCGGCCACCGCCAATGGCGAGAACGGCCTGGCGGTCGGCGCCGACGCGCTGGCCTACGGCCCGCAGGACACCGCGCTCGGCGCCAATGCCAGGGTCAACGCCGACGGCAGCACCGCGGTCGGCGCCAATACGACCATCGCCACCGCCGCCACCAACGCGGTGGCGGTGGGCGAAAGCGCCAGCGTTGCTGCGGCCTCGGGCACCGCGCTTGGCCAGGGTGCGCGCGTGGACGCCGACAACGCGGTGGCACTGGGACGCGGTGCGGTGGCCGATCGCGCCAACAGCGTTTCGGTCGGCAGTGCCGGCAACGCGCGCCAGATCACCAACGTCGCCACCGGCTCAAGCGATACCGATGCCGCCAACGTGGCCCAGCTCAATGCCGGCGACAGCCGCACGCTGAGTTCGGCCAACAGCTACACCGACAGCCGGGTGTCGGCGCTGAGCGACAGCTTCACCCAACTGCGCGATGGCAGCGAGCGGCGCTTCCAGAGCATGGATCGCCGCATCGACCGCATCGGCGCGATGAGCGCGGCGATGCTCAACATGGGCATCAATGCCGCCGGCACCCAGAGCGCGCGCGGCCGCGTGGCGGTCGGTGCCGGGTTCCAGAGCGGCGAACGCGCGCTCTCGATCGGCTACGCCAAGAAAGTGGGCGAGCGTGCCTCCTTCAGCCTGGGCGGCGCCTTCAGCGGCAGCGAGTCCTCCGCAGGACTGGGCTTCGGCCTGGACCTGTAGCGCCCGCGCCGCGCCGTGCACGTCTTCCCCCTCACTCCATCGATCCTTGCGAGAGCCATTCCCATGAACAACGCTTCGCTGCCGCTCAAGTCCCTGCTGTTGAGCGCAATCCTGGCCACGGCCACGTTTCAGGCCCATGCGGCCACCGATCAACTCAGCCTGCGCGGTCTGCCGGCCGCTGGCACTCCCACCACGCTCCCCACACGGCTGATCGTCAAGTACCACAGCAGCGTGCCCTCCGACGGCTCGCGCCTGTCGATCCTGTCTGCGGCCGCCAACCGCGCCGGGGTGCTGCGCGCCGCCAGCGGTGCCGCGCGCGCGACGCCGCTGAACGCACGTGTGCTGCGCCGCACCGGCACCGGCGCCAGCCTGCTGGACGTGGCGCGCACGCTGAGCAGCGCCGACCGCGACAAGCTGCTGGCCGAGCTGCGCGCCGACCCGCAGGTGCAATACGCCGAGTTCGATCGCATGCTGCGTCCGGTCGACGACTTCGCCGGGCCCGCGCTCAAGGCCGGCGCCAGCGCAGTGACGCCACAGGCCACGGCCACGGCGGTCACCCCCAACGACCGGCTGTATGCGGGATTCCAGTGGCATCTGCAGGACAGCACCGGCGGCATCCGCGTACCGGAGGCCTGGGAAACCTCCACCGGCGCCGGCGTGGTGGTGGCCGTGCTCGACACCGGCATCCTGCCCGATCATCCGGACCTGAAGCGTAACGACCACATCCTGCCGGGCTACGATTTCATCAGCAACGCCACGATCTCCCGGCGCGACAGCGACGCCCGCGTGCCGGGCGCGCTGGACTACGGCGACTGGACCGAAGAGGGCAATTTCTGCGGTCTGCCGGCACGCTCCAGCAGCTGGCACGGCACCCACACTGCCGGCACCGTCGGCGAACTCACCAACAATACGATCGGCGGCGCCGGCGTGGCCCACGATGCGCAGATCCTGCCGGTGCGCGTGCTCGGCCAGTGCGGCGGTACCGGTGCGGATATCGCCGATGCCATCGTGTGGGCCTCCGGCGGCCATGTCGATGGCGTGCCGGACAACACCCATCCGGCCGAAGTGATCAGCCTGAGCCTGGGCGGCCCTGGCAGCTGCGACAGCAACACCCAGAGCGCCATCGACACCGCGGTGGCCAACGGTGCGGTGGTGGTGGTGGCGGCAGGCAACGATGCCGGCAATGCCTCGCAGTTCAGCCCGTCGAGCTGCGGCAACGTGATCACGGTCGGCGCCACCCGTATCACGGGCGGTATCGCGTTCTATTCGAACTTCGGCAGCAGCGTGGATCTGTCCGGGCCTGGCGGTGGCGCCAGCGACGACACCGGTAACAATGGCTGGGACGGGGTGGTGCTGTCGACCGGCTACAGCGGCACGACCACACCGACCTCCGGCGAGTACGAGTATGCCGGCATGGCCGGCACCTCGATGGCCACCCCGCATGTGGCGGCAGTCGCGGCCCTGGTGCAGAGCGCGCTGGCTGCCTCGGGCAAGACGCCGTTGGTCCCTGCGC
This genomic window contains:
- a CDS encoding ATP-binding protein, with the protein product MLSAAKSRLLPRWLATRWREDPIDRRQVAFLQLLLVAIALYNLGDVGFFLYVAGLGRLQARPDLACALAGTVLTAFGALAGVPIIRRGRSAAGVKVFIAAALLGTFVTYVRVDIFDLMTNPMPVIALVLAGMALGRRNLWRVFALLAAVCVMALIAQLLWFAPSRSTWGNVGLGLMTVGVYLLITLMLDRTIAALRDSLVESERRRRELEAVNRKLVREMAERERVQEQLLHTQKMEALGRLASGVAHDFDNLINVIIGFAQRRDALEGRGEAPLLKTLENIEAASRRALTVSRRILNFGRAEPGIARLFDARHALLEIEPTLRQLFGHEIRLQGIAPGPPLWIAMDLDELELALLNIAANARDAMDGQGLFRIDGEQQAGMVVLQFADTGPGIPEQLLARILEPFYTTKPAGKGTGLGLSVVNEIVIAAGGRVEVGNTGDGACIRLLLPLAAPPARSIRADQLASR
- a CDS encoding S8 family serine peptidase — translated: MNNASLPLKSLLLSAILATATFQAHAATDQLSLRGLPAAGTPTTLPTRLIVKYHSSVPSDGSRLSILSAAANRAGVLRAASGAARATPLNARVLRRTGTGASLLDVARTLSSADRDKLLAELRADPQVQYAEFDRMLRPVDDFAGPALKAGASAVTPQATATAVTPNDRLYAGFQWHLQDSTGGIRVPEAWETSTGAGVVVAVLDTGILPDHPDLKRNDHILPGYDFISNATISRRDSDARVPGALDYGDWTEEGNFCGLPARSSSWHGTHTAGTVGELTNNTIGGAGVAHDAQILPVRVLGQCGGTGADIADAIVWASGGHVDGVPDNTHPAEVISLSLGGPGSCDSNTQSAIDTAVANGAVVVVAAGNDAGNASQFSPSSCGNVITVGATRITGGIAFYSNFGSSVDLSGPGGGASDDTGNNGWDGVVLSTGYSGTTTPTSGEYEYAGMAGTSMATPHVAAVAALVQSALAASGKTPLVPAQMEAMLRQTARAFPVRPPAGRSIGTGIVDATAALDYVRNSCSGSTCTPVTVSLTNRVALTGQSGAQSDEKTYRFAATAGSALNVLSYGGGGNVALYIGFEAEPTTSNYLLKSARTGSAQTLRLTAPQTGTYYIKLVGGAGGFNNVSLMARQ
- a CDS encoding response regulator transcription factor → MRVAVLEDDDVLREQILIPGLQEFGFAVSGAGTAGALYRLMLEQTFDMVVLDLGLPDESGLSVVAHLRSLFTGLGIVVLTGNRGRSDHVHALSSGADAFLRKPADPEILALTLRNLSRRLRPADASAAAKPAWRLESDGWCLVAPDARIVVLTSLERCLMGCLDAQRGQAVERDALVSALEDCVGDFDLHRLEMLIHRLRRKAARITAADAPAFPLLSSRGMGYLLAS
- a CDS encoding YadA-like family protein, whose amino-acid sequence is MSQIDRLSNRACARHATTTAPHPHAGTRPQRVLLHAAVLTALLLGSGTAIAQVATTQRGAGTAHGQGATDAAALAVDQDSASQADADADQDDAADTGKHFHIVGGADASTDVGAFAGEPYAVAIGEASNVLGEGGIALGAGATVTEKFAIAAGYAAAATGESAVAVGGTTDVFDYDDSGNILAVHAESTEATGFASTALGGGAKALDVMTTAVGSGAEASVFEATALGHRARALEQGATSVGTRSQALGFGSSALGNGARATADSTVAMGFNALASGTDSVAIGGISTAAESAGNSVGIAAATGTGAIALGAGAQTQSDYAIAIGYNANVFSNLPGNTDAVAIGHSAGSFGANSVAVGGFALTQDVDSVAIGQRAVTYTANSVALGANAETSWFNPNSTAIGADTEVNGVDATAIGYGAKVGDWVDDAWNRSASSAVALGAYSHATRSNSVAVGDVASGLTRQITSVAAGSEDTDAVNLAQLRSVATALGAGSAFDPGGNLISGSYLVQGSSYGNLGEAMGAIDAALTGFDGRIGALQNVTAGNVAVGGGSLAPVVGSGTNAVAIGSSATANGENGLAVGADALAYGPQDTALGANARVNADGSTAVGANTTIATAATNAVAVGESASVAAASGTALGQGARVDADNAVALGRGAVADRANSVSVGSAGNARQITNVATGSSDTDAANVAQLNAGDSRTLSSANSYTDSRVSALSDSFTQLRDGSERRFQSMDRRIDRIGAMSAAMLNMGINAAGTQSARGRVAVGAGFQSGERALSIGYAKKVGERASFSLGGAFSGSESSAGLGFGLDL